One part of the Oceanihabitans sp. IOP_32 genome encodes these proteins:
- a CDS encoding glycine--tRNA ligase, whose protein sequence is MAKQDDQFKKVISHAKEYGYVFQSSEIYDGLSAVYDYAQNGAELKKNIRDYWWKAMVQMQDNVVGIDSAIFMHPTIWKASGHVDAFNDPLIDNKDSKKRYRADVLIEEYCAKIEAKIEKEVAKAAKRFGEAFNEEEFLSTNKRVLGYQEEINTTLSRMGKSLENNDLEDVKRLIEELEIADPATGSRNWTDVKQFNLMFGTKLGASADSAMDLYLRPETAQGIFVNFLNVQKTSRLKIPFGIAQTGKAFRNEIVARQFIFRMREFEQMEMQFFIKPGTQKEWYEHWKEARLKWHLSLGMGEENYRFHDHENLAHYADAATDIEFKFPFGFKELEGIHSRTDFDLKAHEEFSGKKLQYFDPETNSSYTPYVLETSIGLDRMFLAVFSNALQEEELENGTTRTVLKLPSVLAPVKAAIFPLVKKDGLPEVAKQIVEDLKWDFNVIYDEKDAVGRRYRRQDANGTPFCITVDHDTLKDNMVTIRHRDTMEQQRVKIEDLNAIIKQEVDVRSWLQKM, encoded by the coding sequence ATGGCAAAGCAAGATGATCAATTTAAGAAAGTAATCTCTCATGCAAAGGAGTATGGTTACGTGTTTCAGAGTAGTGAGATCTACGATGGACTAAGTGCAGTTTACGATTATGCACAAAACGGAGCAGAGTTAAAGAAAAACATTCGAGACTATTGGTGGAAAGCCATGGTGCAAATGCAAGACAATGTGGTCGGTATTGACTCTGCAATTTTTATGCACCCAACCATTTGGAAAGCCTCTGGTCATGTCGATGCGTTTAACGATCCTTTAATTGACAATAAGGATTCTAAAAAGCGTTACCGTGCCGATGTTTTAATTGAGGAATACTGTGCTAAAATAGAAGCAAAAATAGAAAAAGAAGTGGCTAAAGCGGCAAAACGTTTTGGCGAGGCTTTTAATGAAGAAGAATTCTTATCGACTAATAAACGCGTTTTAGGTTATCAAGAAGAAATAAATACCACGCTTTCGCGGATGGGTAAATCGTTGGAAAATAATGATTTAGAAGATGTTAAGCGCCTTATTGAAGAGCTAGAAATAGCCGATCCGGCTACTGGAAGCAGAAACTGGACCGATGTTAAACAGTTTAATTTAATGTTTGGTACTAAACTTGGCGCCTCAGCAGATTCTGCGATGGACTTGTATTTAAGACCAGAAACGGCGCAGGGTATTTTTGTTAACTTTTTAAATGTGCAAAAAACCAGTAGATTGAAAATTCCATTTGGAATCGCACAAACAGGAAAAGCCTTTAGAAATGAGATTGTAGCAAGACAATTTATTTTTAGAATGCGTGAGTTTGAGCAAATGGAAATGCAATTCTTTATTAAACCAGGTACTCAAAAAGAATGGTACGAACATTGGAAAGAAGCCCGATTAAAATGGCACTTATCTCTGGGAATGGGTGAAGAGAATTATCGTTTTCACGACCACGAAAACCTAGCGCATTACGCCGATGCTGCAACCGATATTGAGTTTAAATTCCCATTTGGTTTTAAAGAATTAGAAGGGATTCACTCGCGAACCGATTTCGATTTAAAAGCGCACGAAGAGTTCTCTGGAAAAAAATTACAATATTTCGACCCTGAGACAAACAGCAGTTATACACCTTACGTTCTTGAAACATCGATTGGTTTAGACCGAATGTTTTTAGCCGTATTCTCGAACGCTTTGCAAGAAGAAGAATTAGAGAATGGCACCACAAGAACCGTGTTAAAATTACCAAGTGTTTTAGCACCGGTAAAAGCCGCTATTTTCCCATTAGTTAAAAAGGATGGTCTACCAGAAGTGGCCAAACAAATTGTGGAAGACTTAAAATGGGATTTTAATGTGATTTACGACGAAAAAGATGCGGTTGGCAGACGCTACAGAAGACAAGATGCCAACGGTACACCATTTTGTATTACCGTAGATCACGATACTTTAAAAGATAATATGGTGACTATTAGACACAGAGATACTATGGAGCAGCAACGTGTTAAAATAGAAGACTTAAACGCCATTATAAAACAAGAAGTAGATGTGCGTTCTTGGCTACAGAAGATGTAA
- a CDS encoding S46 family peptidase, with the protein MKYLKFLLLFVTLSTFSQQGGMWIPSLLEGMNEKEMTSLGSKLTAKDIYDVNNSSIKDAIGHFNGGCTSEVISPKGLILTNHHCGYSQIQSHSSLENNYLENGFWAKNLKDELPNKGLFIEFIVSIHDVTQEVLANINEQMTEKEKQSAIDKASNGILKNWPKEDWQDSKIKSFYKGNQYFLFVTERFNDIRLVGAPPNSIGKFGSDTDNWVFPRHTGDFALFRIYADANNRPAEYSENNKPYTPKHYLPISLDGVEEGDFTMVFGFPGRTNEYLPALAIEHITKDYNPTNIAIRDAALQVINEKMIADDEVRIKYASKQARIANAWKKWIGENLGIEKSNAVENRRKFEATFTKALKEKGLEDKYGDILPEFDRLYKDFGPVNIKHRNFIEVFLVTNELLQMTFRTYQMEQAMSKNPELFDTAKQNLIGRLQGIHKNYNVDVDQGVFKNVMPLYTDNVDASIYNNTAFTNLDTALKLLEGSPKEVLKNINNDAAYSYAKPFIEEFYNEIDKEFQQKNEPITALQTRYMTALMEALPNARYFPDANSTLRVTYGQVRGYSPRDAVYYNHVSYLDGVVEKYIPGDYEFDVPQKLLDLYAAKDFGQYADTNGKVPVCFLGTNHTTGGNSGSPAIDAHGNLIGLNFDRVWEGTMSDMNYDPEICRNIMVDVRYILFIIDKYAGAKHLIDEMTLVHPKK; encoded by the coding sequence ATGAAATACTTAAAATTTTTATTGCTTTTCGTTACATTATCAACCTTCTCGCAACAAGGTGGTATGTGGATTCCTTCACTTTTAGAAGGTATGAACGAAAAAGAAATGACCAGCCTAGGCAGCAAGTTAACCGCCAAAGATATTTACGATGTTAACAACTCTAGCATAAAAGATGCTATTGGTCACTTTAACGGCGGTTGTACCAGTGAAGTGATTTCGCCTAAAGGCTTAATTTTAACGAACCACCACTGTGGCTATAGCCAAATTCAATCGCATTCTTCATTAGAAAACAATTATTTAGAAAATGGATTTTGGGCTAAAAATTTAAAGGATGAACTACCTAATAAAGGTTTGTTTATAGAATTTATTGTAAGCATTCATGACGTTACCCAAGAGGTTTTGGCAAATATAAACGAGCAAATGACTGAAAAAGAAAAACAGTCTGCCATCGATAAAGCCAGTAACGGTATTTTAAAAAATTGGCCTAAAGAAGATTGGCAAGACTCTAAAATTAAATCGTTTTACAAGGGAAATCAGTATTTTTTATTTGTTACCGAGCGTTTTAACGACATCCGTTTAGTTGGTGCACCACCAAACAGTATTGGTAAGTTTGGTAGCGACACCGATAATTGGGTGTTCCCGAGACATACAGGCGATTTCGCTTTATTTAGAATTTATGCCGATGCCAATAACCGCCCTGCAGAATACAGTGAAAACAACAAACCTTACACACCAAAACATTATTTACCAATCTCTTTAGATGGTGTTGAAGAAGGCGATTTTACAATGGTATTCGGTTTTCCTGGTCGTACCAACGAGTACTTGCCTGCTTTGGCTATAGAACATATTACCAAAGATTATAATCCAACAAATATTGCCATTCGCGATGCCGCTTTACAAGTTATTAATGAAAAAATGATAGCCGATGACGAGGTGCGTATAAAATATGCCTCGAAACAAGCTCGAATAGCCAATGCCTGGAAAAAATGGATTGGTGAGAATTTAGGCATTGAAAAAAGTAATGCCGTTGAAAACAGACGTAAATTTGAAGCCACCTTTACCAAAGCTTTAAAAGAAAAAGGCTTAGAAGACAAGTATGGTGATATTCTTCCAGAATTTGACCGCCTCTACAAAGACTTTGGACCAGTAAATATAAAACACCGTAATTTTATTGAGGTATTTTTAGTAACTAATGAATTGTTGCAAATGACCTTTAGAACCTACCAAATGGAGCAAGCCATGAGTAAAAATCCTGAACTCTTTGATACGGCAAAGCAAAATCTTATAGGAAGACTTCAAGGCATTCATAAAAACTACAATGTTGATGTAGACCAAGGTGTGTTTAAAAATGTTATGCCGTTATATACCGATAATGTAGATGCTTCAATTTACAACAACACCGCATTTACAAATTTAGACACGGCTTTAAAATTACTGGAAGGCAGTCCAAAAGAGGTTTTAAAGAACATTAATAACGATGCCGCTTACAGCTATGCAAAACCATTTATTGAGGAATTTTACAATGAGATAGACAAGGAATTTCAGCAAAAAAACGAACCTATAACGGCTTTACAAACCAGATACATGACTGCTTTAATGGAAGCTTTACCAAATGCACGATATTTCCCAGATGCCAACAGCACACTGCGCGTAACCTATGGTCAGGTACGTGGCTATTCCCCGAGAGATGCCGTGTATTACAACCACGTGAGTTATTTAGATGGGGTTGTTGAAAAGTATATTCCAGGAGATTACGAGTTTGATGTGCCTCAAAAACTATTGGATTTATACGCTGCCAAGGATTTTGGTCAATATGCCGATACCAACGGGAAAGTACCCGTTTGCTTCTTAGGAACCAACCACACTACTGGGGGTAACTCTGGTAGCCCAGCTATTGATGCACACGGAAATTTAATAGGTTTAAATTTTGACCGTGTTTGGGAAGGTACCATGAGCGATATGAACTACGATCCAGAAATTTGCCGAAACATCATGGTTGATGTACGTTACATCCTCTTTATAATTGACAAATATGCCGGTGCCAAACATTTAATTGATGAAATGACTTTGGTGCATCCTAAAAAATAA
- a CDS encoding ComF family protein: MFKAVVNLFFPKVCYACLNILDDYANTICIDCRHHLPVTNFHFEHNDTIKKVLYGRAKIENGTALFRFEKKGLVQQLIHGLKYKGYENIGFFLGNWLGGELKTITHYSSVDIVIPVPLHKNKLRKRGFNQVTKFGQQIAIALHTDYSEDVLVKITNTKSQVNKKRFARWSSHEELFALQNPSIIKNKHILLVDDIITTGATLEACIAVLNQAQNVKISIATMAIA, translated from the coding sequence ATGTTTAAGGCTGTAGTTAATTTATTCTTTCCAAAAGTATGTTATGCCTGTCTAAATATTTTAGATGATTATGCTAACACTATTTGTATTGACTGTAGACACCATTTACCAGTTACCAACTTTCATTTTGAGCATAATGATACTATAAAAAAAGTACTTTACGGCAGAGCGAAAATAGAAAACGGCACGGCACTTTTTAGGTTTGAGAAAAAAGGGTTGGTACAACAACTTATTCACGGCTTAAAATATAAAGGTTATGAAAATATTGGGTTTTTCTTAGGAAATTGGCTTGGTGGAGAACTAAAAACTATTACACATTACAGCTCTGTAGATATAGTGATTCCTGTACCGCTTCATAAAAATAAATTGAGAAAACGAGGTTTTAATCAAGTGACTAAGTTTGGGCAACAAATTGCAATAGCTTTACATACAGATTACTCAGAAGATGTGCTTGTGAAGATAACTAACACCAAATCGCAAGTGAATAAAAAACGATTTGCACGCTGGAGTAGTCATGAAGAATTATTTGCACTACAAAATCCGTCAATTATAAAAAACAAACACATTCTATTAGTAGACGATATTATTACCACAGGCGCAACCCTAGAAGCCTGTATAGCCGTTTTAAACCAAGCACAGAACGTAAAAATAAGTATTGCTACCATGGCAATAGCTTAA
- a CDS encoding zinc metallopeptidase, whose protein sequence is MIGYYILIGAIGLVSWLVSSTLKRKFDTYSKIQLRNGMSGAEIAEKMLADHGIRDVEVISTPGQLTDHYNPKNKTVNLSESVYNQRNAAAAAVAAHECGHAVQHAQAYEWLKMRSALVPVVSVTSGMSQWVIIGGLMLGAAAGIGLGYWVAIAGLVMMGFATLFSFVTLPVEYDASNRALAWLKNKNMVSQEEYAGSEDALKWAARTYLVGAIGALASLVYWALQVFGGSRD, encoded by the coding sequence ATGATTGGATATTATATATTGATAGGTGCCATTGGGCTTGTAAGTTGGTTGGTGAGCAGTACTTTAAAAAGAAAATTTGATACGTACTCTAAAATTCAATTGCGTAATGGTATGAGTGGTGCTGAGATTGCCGAAAAAATGTTGGCAGATCATGGCATACGCGATGTTGAGGTCATCTCGACACCTGGGCAATTAACAGACCATTATAACCCTAAAAATAAAACGGTTAATTTAAGCGAATCGGTTTATAACCAACGTAATGCAGCGGCGGCAGCTGTGGCAGCTCACGAATGTGGTCATGCTGTGCAACATGCGCAAGCTTACGAGTGGTTAAAAATGCGCTCGGCTTTAGTGCCTGTTGTAAGTGTAACCTCTGGGATGTCTCAATGGGTTATAATTGGCGGATTAATGCTTGGTGCAGCTGCCGGTATAGGGCTTGGTTATTGGGTTGCTATTGCGGGCTTAGTTATGATGGGGTTTGCAACCTTATTTAGCTTTGTAACCCTGCCTGTTGAGTACGATGCGAGTAATAGAGCTCTAGCCTGGTTAAAGAACAAAAATATGGTATCTCAAGAGGAGTATGCAGGTTCTGAGGATGCTCTAAAATGGGCAGCAAGAACTTATTTAGTTGGCGCCATTGGTGCTTTGGCCTCTTTAGTGTATTGGGCACTTCAAGTATTTGGAGGTTCTAGAGACTAA
- a CDS encoding amidohydrolase, which yields MRQEQLKVAVIQADLVWENRELNRTHFSEKINKISGEVDLIVLPEMFTTGFTMHAENLAETMQGKTVEWMRNEASKHNTALVGSFIVSEEKKYYNRLLFVEASGKISIYNKRHTFTLAGEDKVFTAGAEKIIIDYKGWKICPLICYDLRFPVWARNTEDYDVLIYVANWPKPRISAWTALLKARAIENMSYCIGVNRVGTDGAQNEYPGHSAVFDVLGHEITAFKSNTEQIEMVSLEKRHLLTNRSKFKFLNDSDTFLIL from the coding sequence ATGAGACAAGAACAACTTAAAGTTGCTGTAATACAAGCCGATTTAGTTTGGGAAAACCGGGAGCTGAATAGAACACATTTTTCAGAAAAGATTAATAAAATATCTGGGGAAGTCGACCTTATTGTATTACCCGAAATGTTTACAACAGGCTTTACAATGCATGCAGAAAATCTTGCAGAAACCATGCAGGGTAAAACGGTGGAGTGGATGAGAAATGAAGCCTCAAAGCATAATACGGCACTTGTTGGAAGTTTTATTGTTTCAGAAGAAAAAAAATATTACAATCGGTTGTTATTTGTTGAAGCCTCAGGGAAAATAAGTATTTATAATAAACGGCATACGTTTACATTGGCTGGCGAAGATAAAGTGTTTACAGCTGGAGCCGAAAAAATAATTATTGATTATAAAGGTTGGAAAATCTGTCCTCTAATTTGTTACGATTTGCGTTTCCCTGTTTGGGCGAGAAATACTGAAGATTACGATGTTTTAATATATGTTGCCAACTGGCCAAAACCCAGAATTTCGGCTTGGACAGCCTTATTAAAAGCACGTGCCATAGAAAACATGAGTTACTGTATTGGTGTAAACCGCGTGGGAACCGACGGTGCACAAAACGAGTACCCCGGGCATTCTGCAGTTTTCGATGTATTGGGACATGAGATAACTGCATTTAAGTCCAATACCGAGCAAATAGAGATGGTAAGTTTAGAAAAACGACATCTTTTAACTAACCGAAGTAAATTTAAGTTTTTAAACGATAGCGATACGTTTCTTATTCTATAA
- a CDS encoding TerB family tellurite resistance protein yields MPFSELFDGGFKKRNRDHFASIVRVAMDDGVISDDEKAFLDRLARNLGINVEDYKTILKDYKSHPINPPSSYDERLERLYDLARMFKVDHHIRGDYEEAMLSRISVGLGFHKDNVKYIVDKALNLVGDGVDLDTFVHEMKNMNR; encoded by the coding sequence ATGCCTTTTTCAGAATTATTTGATGGTGGATTTAAAAAGCGAAATCGAGATCATTTTGCATCTATTGTGCGTGTTGCTATGGACGATGGTGTTATTTCAGACGACGAGAAAGCATTTCTCGACCGATTAGCACGTAATTTAGGGATTAATGTTGAAGACTATAAAACAATATTAAAAGATTATAAATCGCATCCCATTAATCCGCCCTCGTCTTACGATGAACGTTTAGAGCGATTGTACGACTTGGCTCGAATGTTTAAGGTCGATCATCATATTAGAGGAGATTATGAAGAGGCTATGCTAAGTCGAATTAGTGTTGGCTTAGGCTTTCATAAAGATAATGTAAAATATATTGTAGATAAAGCTTTAAATCTAGTGGGTGATGGTGTTGATTTGGATACTTTTGTACATGAAATGAAAAATATGAATAGATAA
- a CDS encoding Ig-like domain-containing domain has protein sequence MNKTLSKFVFVALISLVFSNCANRGTPSGGPKDETPPVIIKSTPENFSTNFNGKEIRIVFDEYIKIKDLQKQLIISPPMKWQPDITPLGNASKEIRIKINDTLQPNTTYAFNFGNSISDNNEGNPFPYYRYVFSTGDYIDSLTVKGQIIDALKRQPETFITVGLYEVDSTFNDSIVYKESPKYITNTLDSATTFTIENIKAGKYMLMALNDGNGDNKFQKKTDQIAFLENFIKVPTDSLYTLKLFNETPDFRTAKPFLISGEKIAFGYEGDYEDMRIKLISETPEGFSYRITKDQKTDTLYYWYKPRLKVDSLQFKVSHPSAAKDYTVFIREQKRDTLIINSEPSGTIRFEEPFKISANTPFVAFNDHLVNILDQNSTRIEFTHNYDSITNAYHLNFKKTEDNTYRIQALPEAFIDFFDHKNDTLNYVLKTRKESDYGYVRFTLVNAKYPLIFQLTDAKGDVKYEQYATEAKALDFLNLDSGKYFIRVIFDANGNGKYDPGNFLKKIQPERVAHFEMDDEIRSDWGLVQTLNFIE, from the coding sequence ATGAATAAAACCCTTTCTAAATTTGTTTTTGTAGCGCTTATAAGCTTAGTTTTTAGTAACTGTGCCAATCGTGGCACACCTAGCGGCGGACCAAAAGACGAGACACCACCAGTAATTATAAAATCGACTCCAGAGAATTTTTCTACCAATTTTAACGGCAAAGAGATTAGAATTGTTTTTGATGAATACATAAAAATTAAAGATTTACAAAAACAACTCATTATATCGCCTCCCATGAAATGGCAACCCGACATTACTCCGCTTGGTAATGCTAGTAAAGAAATTAGAATTAAAATTAACGATACCCTACAGCCAAACACAACTTATGCCTTTAATTTTGGCAACAGTATCTCAGACAACAATGAGGGTAACCCATTTCCATATTACCGTTATGTGTTTTCTACTGGAGATTACATCGATTCCTTAACCGTAAAAGGTCAAATTATAGATGCGCTAAAACGGCAACCAGAAACCTTTATAACCGTTGGCTTGTACGAAGTAGATTCTACTTTTAACGACTCTATTGTGTACAAAGAATCACCCAAATATATTACCAATACTCTGGATAGTGCCACTACATTTACTATTGAAAATATAAAAGCCGGTAAATATATGCTTATGGCTTTAAACGATGGAAATGGCGATAATAAGTTCCAAAAAAAAACAGATCAGATCGCCTTTCTTGAAAATTTTATAAAAGTTCCCACCGACTCGCTTTATACTCTAAAACTGTTTAATGAAACTCCAGATTTTAGAACGGCAAAACCATTTTTAATATCGGGTGAGAAAATCGCTTTTGGATATGAAGGAGACTATGAAGATATGCGTATTAAATTGATTTCTGAAACTCCAGAAGGTTTTTCGTATAGAATCACTAAAGACCAAAAAACCGACACGCTTTACTATTGGTATAAACCCAGATTAAAAGTAGATTCGCTACAGTTTAAAGTGTCGCACCCAAGTGCAGCTAAAGATTACACCGTATTTATACGGGAACAAAAAAGGGACACACTAATTATTAACTCAGAACCTAGTGGTACCATTCGTTTCGAAGAGCCATTTAAAATTTCTGCAAACACGCCTTTTGTTGCTTTTAATGACCATTTAGTAAACATCTTAGATCAAAATTCTACACGTATAGAATTCACTCATAATTACGACTCCATTACAAATGCGTACCATCTAAACTTTAAAAAAACAGAAGACAACACCTATAGAATACAAGCCCTGCCAGAAGCTTTTATCGATTTTTTTGACCACAAAAACGACACCCTAAATTATGTTCTCAAAACGAGAAAAGAGTCTGATTATGGCTATGTGCGTTTTACACTTGTTAATGCTAAATACCCGCTTATTTTTCAATTAACGGATGCTAAGGGTGATGTAAAATACGAGCAATATGCTACTGAAGCCAAAGCCTTAGATTTTTTAAATTTAGATTCAGGCAAGTATTTTATTCGCGTTATTTTTGATGCCAATGGCAATGGAAAATACGACCCTGGTAATTTTCTTAAAAAGATTCAACCAGAACGTGTTGCTCATTTTGAAATGGACGACGAAATAAGATCGGATTGGGGTCTTGTACAAACGCTTAATTTTATAGAATAA
- a CDS encoding DMT family transporter: MKKARIALVIGVFCIAVFPILVKLNLTPGVVSAFYRMFFSLILLLPYVLITRKLKIPDLKTTALALLCGVIFGSDIAVWNIAIQGSTATQASLLTNLSPIWVGILALLFLKDKPKTNFWIGTLVAVLGMVLFVGFSVFKNLDFDKAFVFGILSGAIYSFYMLLSKHVLKSMDIISFITITLIASSVYLGILSYAINEPFYGFSNTGWLVLVIQAVVCQLAAWLLISYATKHMRATRVSVSLLAQGILASIFAWLFIGETVTLQMVAGGILLLIGIGITFINKQLISIPKLKRTTFNHCKPEERNRKLRNFYPFKPSLIRISNKKNASF; encoded by the coding sequence GTGAAGAAAGCAAGAATAGCACTCGTAATAGGCGTATTTTGTATCGCCGTATTTCCTATATTAGTTAAGCTCAACTTAACTCCAGGGGTAGTTTCTGCCTTTTACCGAATGTTTTTCTCACTAATATTATTATTGCCATATGTTCTAATTACGAGAAAACTCAAAATTCCAGATTTAAAAACCACAGCCTTGGCATTACTTTGTGGTGTCATTTTTGGTAGCGATATTGCAGTCTGGAACATTGCCATTCAAGGCTCTACAGCTACACAAGCATCGTTATTAACCAACCTATCTCCTATTTGGGTAGGTATTTTAGCTCTTCTATTCTTAAAAGACAAACCAAAAACTAATTTTTGGATAGGTACACTAGTCGCTGTTTTGGGCATGGTTTTATTTGTTGGATTTTCGGTATTTAAAAATTTAGATTTCGATAAGGCTTTTGTTTTTGGCATCCTGTCTGGTGCGATCTACTCATTTTACATGTTACTTAGCAAGCATGTTTTAAAAAGCATGGATATTATTTCTTTTATTACCATCACTCTCATAGCGTCTTCTGTATATTTAGGTATTTTAAGCTACGCCATTAACGAACCTTTTTATGGCTTTTCTAATACGGGTTGGTTGGTGTTAGTTATACAAGCGGTAGTTTGTCAGCTTGCCGCCTGGCTGCTTATTAGCTACGCCACCAAACATATGCGGGCTACAAGAGTATCTGTAAGTCTTTTGGCTCAAGGTATTTTGGCTTCTATTTTTGCTTGGCTGTTTATAGGGGAAACTGTTACCTTGCAAATGGTAGCTGGAGGTATACTTTTATTAATAGGAATTGGGATAACTTTTATAAACAAGCAGTTAATCAGTATCCCGAAGCTAAAAAGAACGACCTTTAACCACTGTAAACCTGAAGAAAGGAACAGAAAACTACGTAATTTCTATCCTTTTAAACCAAGTTTAATACGAATATCAAACAAAAAAAATGCAAGCTTTTAA
- a CDS encoding MutS-related protein — MNNPLTYYKTHLELYNSKASKLYKRMATLSVLRLLVFLATGLGLYLSFNYWQLAVLIFIMGTVIFTFLLSKYTDIKAQRNFNKALAKINEDEIKIASGNFYDRDTGSQFQDPNHFYSLDIDLFGRGSFFQYLNRSTIHEGTKKLADALLANTTDAIVLRQDAIKELSSKPEWRQYYSATSSLVAVETSAKTIIKWLQNYKTVLPKIMSWFPLVFTFLSLSLFALAFFKLIDMAFIGYWLLLGLGITGWFLKKINVLSANTDKVKDTFRQYALLLERIENENFTSELLKEKQQNIQSDTKKASTIFKKLSKSLDALDNRNNLISAIFGNGFFLSDLKNSYRVEQWINNYGDKVSDWFEVVSFFDAYNSLGGFAYNHPEFVFPEITKGELVIKAKGLGHPLLNKNKRVDSDLTINNEQFFIVTGANMAGKSTFLRTVSLHIVMANVGLPVCAKSSQYAPVKLITSMRTTDSLTDDSSYFFSELTRLKYIVDAIKKESYFIVLDEILKGTNSTDKAMGSRKFVEKLVASNATGIIATHDLSLCEIEKELDQVKNYYFDAEIIDDELHFDYTLKEGICQNMNASFLLKKMEII, encoded by the coding sequence ATGAATAATCCTTTAACATATTATAAAACCCATTTAGAACTTTATAACTCTAAGGCGTCTAAGCTTTATAAACGTATGGCTACTTTAAGTGTGCTTAGGCTCTTGGTGTTTTTAGCAACGGGTTTAGGTTTGTATTTAAGCTTTAACTATTGGCAGCTCGCTGTGTTAATATTTATAATGGGTACTGTTATTTTTACCTTTTTACTATCGAAATATACCGATATTAAAGCGCAACGAAACTTTAATAAGGCTTTAGCAAAAATTAATGAAGATGAAATTAAAATTGCTTCGGGTAATTTTTACGATCGAGACACAGGCTCACAATTTCAAGACCCGAATCACTTTTACAGTTTAGATATTGATTTATTTGGTCGTGGTTCTTTTTTTCAATATTTAAACCGCAGTACTATTCATGAAGGCACTAAGAAACTAGCCGATGCTTTACTAGCAAATACTACCGATGCTATTGTTTTACGACAAGATGCCATTAAAGAGTTAAGCAGCAAACCAGAATGGCGGCAGTATTACTCGGCAACATCAAGTTTAGTGGCTGTTGAGACTTCTGCAAAAACCATTATTAAATGGCTGCAAAACTATAAAACAGTGCTGCCAAAAATAATGAGTTGGTTTCCGTTGGTATTTACCTTTTTATCTTTATCATTATTCGCACTGGCTTTTTTTAAGCTTATAGATATGGCTTTTATTGGGTATTGGTTGCTGTTAGGGTTGGGTATTACTGGTTGGTTTTTAAAAAAAATAAATGTGTTGTCGGCCAATACCGATAAGGTGAAAGATACATTTCGTCAATATGCATTGCTTTTAGAACGTATTGAAAACGAAAATTTTACTTCAGAATTATTGAAAGAAAAGCAACAAAACATTCAGTCGGATACTAAAAAGGCGTCAACCATCTTTAAGAAGCTTTCGAAATCTTTGGATGCTTTGGATAACCGAAATAATCTGATTTCGGCAATTTTTGGAAATGGGTTTTTCCTATCAGATTTAAAAAACAGTTATCGTGTCGAGCAGTGGATTAACAATTATGGCGATAAGGTCTCCGATTGGTTTGAGGTCGTTTCTTTTTTTGATGCATATAATTCGCTTGGAGGGTTTGCATACAATCATCCAGAATTTGTGTTTCCTGAGATTACTAAAGGCGAATTGGTTATAAAAGCTAAAGGTCTAGGGCACCCGTTACTTAATAAAAACAAACGAGTAGATAGTGATTTAACCATTAATAACGAGCAGTTTTTTATAGTTACTGGTGCCAATATGGCTGGAAAAAGTACCTTTTTAAGAACCGTGTCTTTACACATTGTTATGGCCAATGTTGGTCTGCCTGTGTGTGCCAAATCAAGTCAATATGCACCAGTGAAGTTAATTACTAGCATGCGTACTACCGATTCTTTAACAGATGATAGCTCGTATTTCTTTTCAGAATTAACGCGTTTAAAGTACATTGTAGATGCCATTAAAAAGGAGTCTTACTTTATTGTTTTAGATGAAATTTTAAAAGGAACTAACAGCACCGATAAAGCTATGGGTTCCCGAAAATTTGTTGAGAAACTAGTCGCTTCTAACGCTACGGGAATTATTGCCACGCACGATTTGAGTTTGTGTGAGATTGAAAAGGAGCTCGACCAAGTTAAAAACTACTATTTTGATGCCGAAATTATAGATGATGAGCTTCATTTTGATTACACCTTGAAGGAAGGCATTTGCCAAAACATGAATGCGTCTTTTTTGTTGAAGAAGATGGAGATTATTTAG